From a region of the Cucumis sativus cultivar 9930 chromosome 6, Cucumber_9930_V3, whole genome shotgun sequence genome:
- the LOC101215679 gene encoding probable receptor-like protein kinase At2g23200: MELTCCRWAVDCLNSSASIFFSLSLFILISLPFHSKFSIYRRNPTCSVPTISMEMVSSSDFHTLFSHIFLCLLFFSLHVQSYTSPDKYFVNCGSQTTVFNAGRSFIGDLNTTNTISFRFIPHNSGQVVDHSTESPSLYDSIRIFKDPSFYEFEVDQDTVHIVRLHFSPFNFSTDLSTSVFNVSASGFLLLRNFNSTNIRNNSTSIEEFFLCLNSGENFRIYFSPNSSSIAYVNAIEVFPIPPNFIPDKAKVITLAGEKGESKIFPSLVLHTIYRINVGGPEILPDTDGLWGKWEQEQDNTYLLNPSSAKNSIPHRTKLKFLNEDDHYFAPELVYQTAKELINSSLNSINITWHFPSRKHTRHLLRLHFYDLIDFLVNCGEDGFISVSVSPHPDTLQSNAFLNGVEIMEAMDEHTKDPVVKETKNKRVGVFVGLAFGIFGLICILGFGIYFGLKWRKPKSEKASQITHTKWYPLPVFGGGSTHSKFTERTSSNSPIPNLNLGLKFSLAEIKTATNNFNKKFLVGEGGFGKVYKGVMRNGMRVAVKRSQPGAGQGISEFEREITILSRIRHRHLVSFIGYCNEGLEMILVYEFLEKGTLREHLYNSNFPPLSWKKRLEICIGAAKGLHYLHKGLSSGIIHRDVKSTNILLDENLVAKVSDFGLSTASSLDETHVSTDIKGTIGYLDPEYFRTRQLTQKSDVYSFGVVLLEVLCARLALNPTLPNEQINLAEWGLKCKKMELLEEIIDPKLKGQIDPNSLRKFSETIEKCLQDDGENRPAMGDVVWDLEYALQLEQNVHHRMPHEDSETNANESSSMFIQRIPSIGSSILREEKEHMSQDLDIPLTASQVFSQMNPGEGR, translated from the exons ATGGAACTAACCTGTTGTCGATGGGCTGTTGACTGTTTGAACAGTTCAgcatctattttcttttccctctcaTTATTCATTCTCATCTCCCTTCCATTCCATTCCAAATTTTCCATCTACAGAAGAAACCCCACTTGCTCTGTACCCACCATTTCCATGGAAATGGTTTCGAGCTCTGATTTCCATACCCTTTTCTCTCACATTTTCCTCtgtcttctcttcttctctcttcatgTTCAATCATACACTTCCCCAGATAAGTATTTTGTGAACTGTGGATCACAGACCACTGTTTTTAATGCTGGCCGGAGCTTCATCGGCGACTTGAATACCACCAATACTATCAGTTTCAGATTCATCCCACATAATTCCGGTCAAGTCGTCGATCATTCCACTGAGTCTCCATCTCTGTACGATTCCATAAGGATTTTCAAGGACCCATCATTTTACGAATTCGAAGTCGACCAAGATACTGTTCATATTGTACGTCTTCATTTCTCCCCTTTCAATTTCTCTACTGATTTATCCACATCTGTTTTCAACGTTTCTGCTTCTGGGTTCCTCCTACTTCGAAACTTTAACTCCACTAATATCCGTAACAATTCTACCTCAATTGAGGAATTCTTCTTGTGCTTAAACTCAGGGGAAAATTTTCGGATCTATTTTTCACCAAATTCTTCATCGATTGCTTATGTAAATGCCATTGAAGTGTTCCCCATCCCACCGAACTTCATTCCAGACAAAGCTAAAGTGATTACCCTCGCCGGAGAAAAAGGTGAGTCCAAGATTTTCCCATCTCTAGTTTTACATACAATTTACAGAATCAATGTGGGAGGTCCTGAAATTCTCCCGGACACAGACGGACTGTGGGGTAAATGGGAACAAGAACAGGACAACACTTATCTATTGAATCCGAGCTCTGCAAAAAACAGCATTCCTCATCGAACAAAACTGAAATTCTTGAATGAAGACGACCATTATTTTGCGCCTGAACTCGTATACCAAACTGCCAAAGAATTGATAAATTCCTCTCTTAACTCGATCAATATAACATGGCATTTTCCTTCAAGAAAACATACTCGCCATCTTCTCCGACTTCATTTCTATGATCTAATTG ATTTCTTGGTGAATTGTGGTGAAGATGGGTTCATTAGTGTCAGTGTTAGTCCTCATCCAGATACATTACAGTCCAATGCTTTTTTGAATGGGGTTGAGATTATGGAAGCCATGGATGAACATACCAAAGATCCTGTCGTCAAGGAAACGAAAAACAAACGTGTGGGTGTTTTTGTGGGTTTGGCCTTTGGGATTTTTGGTTTGATCTGTATTTTAGGCTTTGGGATCTATTTTGGTCTGAAATGGAGGAAGCCAAAATCAGAGAAAGCTTCACAAATAACGCACACAAAATGGTATCCATTACCTGTATTTGGAGGTGGAAGTACTCACAGCAAGTTTACTGAGAGAACCTCAAGCAACTCCCCCATCCCCAACTTGAATCTTGGGTTGAAGTTTTCTCTCGCCGAAATCAAAACGGCTACCAATAATTTCAACAAGAAATTCCTTGTTGGTGAGGGTGGTTTTGGGAAAGTCTATAAGGGAGTTATGAGAAATGGCATGAGAGTAGCTGTCAAGAGAAGCCAGCCAGGGGCTGGACAAGGTATCTCCGAATTCGAGAGAGAAATCACGATACTGTCACGAATTCGACATCGGCATCTCGTTTCGTTTATTGGGTACTGCAATGAAGGGCTTGAGATGATTTTGGTTTATGAATTCTTGGAGAAGGGAACACTAAGGGAGCATCTTTACAACTCAAACTTTCCTCCCTTGTCTTGGAAGAAAAGGCTAGAAATTTGCATTGGTGCAGCTAAAGGCTTGCATTACCTACACAAAGGCTTATCCAGTGGAATCATTCACCGTGATGTGAAATCAACTAACATTTTGCTTGATGAGAACCTTGTTGCTAAAGTATCTGATTTTGGCCTTTCAACAGCAAGTTCCTTGGATGAAACTCATGTAAGCACAGATATTAAAGGGACAATCGGGTATCTCGATCCTGAGTATTTTCGAACACGACAATTGACACAGAAATCTGATGTGTACTCATTTGGGGTAGTTCTTCTTGAGGTTTTGTGTGCGAGACTAGCTTTGAATCCAACACTTCCAAATGAGCAAATAAATCTAGCAGAATGGGGATTGAAGTGCAAGAAAATGGAGTTGCTTGAAGAGATCATCGACCCAAAATTAAAGGGTCAGATCGATCCTAATTCCTTGAGAAAGTTCAGTgaaacaatagaaaaatgCTTACAAGACGATGGTGAAAATAGACCAGCAATGGGGGATGTGGTGTGGGATTTGGAGTATGCATTGcaacttgaacaaaatgttcaTCATAGAATGCCGCATGAAGATAGTGAAACCAATGCCAACGAGAGCTCTTCAATGTTCATTCAAAGAATTCCTTCCATTGGTTCTTCCattttaagagaagaaaaggaacaTATGAGTCAAGATCTAGACATTCCTTTAACTGCTAGTCAAgttttttctcaaatgaatCCAGGGGAGGgcagatga
- the LOC101211829 gene encoding cytochrome P450 81Q32, producing MEISSLLYLFLSLISLLFAFNLRSRRRNLPPSPPSLPIIGHLHYIKIPLHRTLHKLSAKYGPVISLWFGSRLVVVVSSLPAVEECFTKNDIVLANRPRLLVGKHVGYNHTTMVASPYGDHWRNLRRIGAIEIFSASRLNKFAGTRKDEVERLLKKLSRNSMYGFSKVEMQSSISELTFNISMRMAAGKRYFGEEVRDVEEARQSRELIKQIVSMGGVSNPGDFIPMMNWIPNGYKRKVSRLAKRMDGFLQGLIDEHRSNKEEERNTMIDHLLSLQETEPEYYGDQIIKGIILVLLLAGTDTSAVTIEWALAHLLNNPEVLKKAREELDTQIGEKRLVEESDVSKLPYLQGIISETLRLNPAAPMLVPHLTSNDCTISGYKIPRDTIVLVNAWAIHRDPNQWEEPTLFKPERHQKSESIDHHISKLIPFGVGRRACPGSGMAQRVVGLTLAALIQCYEWERIGDEKVDMSEGRGVTMPKMVPLEAMCKPRPIIHNIFN from the exons ATGGAAATTTCTTCTCTGCTTTAcctatttctctctcttatcTCTCTTCTCTTCGCTTTCAACCTCCGCAGCCGACGTAGAAACTTACCCCCCAGTCCCCCGTCTCTCCCCATCATTGGCCACCTCCATTATATCAAAATCCCCCTCCACCGAACTTTACACAAACTCTCTGCAAAATATGGACCAGTAATCTCTCTCTGGTTTGGGTCTCGCCTCGTTGTGGTCGTCTCGTCGTTGCCGGCAGTGGAGGAGTGCTTCACTAAGAACGATATCGTTTTAGCCAACCGTCCTCGGTTGCTAGTCGGCAAACACGTCGGCTACAACCACACTACAATGGTAGCGTCACCTTACGGAGACCACTGGCGGAACCTCCGCCGAATCGGAGCCATCGAGATTTTTTCAGCGTCTCGCCTCAATAAGTTCGCAGGAACCCGGAAGGATGAAGTGGAAAGGTTACTGAAGAAGCTATCGAGGAATTCGATGTATGGATTCTCGAAAGTAGAGATGCAATCGTCGATTTCAGAACTGACGTTTAACATATCGATGAGGATGGCGGCCGGAAAGAGGTATTTCGGTGAGGAAGTGAGGGATGTGGAGGAAGCGAGACAGTCGAGAGAGCTGATTAAACAGATCGTGTCGATGGGAGGAGTATCGAATCCGGGAGATTTCATTCCGATGATGAATTGGATCCCGAATGGATATAAGAGGAAGGTTTCGAGACTTGCGAAGAGGATGGACGGGTTTTTGCAGGGATTGATTGATGAACATCGGAGCaataaggaagaagaaaggaacaCAATGATCGATCATTTGCTATCTCTGCAGGAAACGGAGCCTGAGTACTATGGAGATCAAATAATCAAAGGAATCATTCTG GTGTTACTACTAGCCGGAACAGACACATCAGCGGTGACAATTGAATGGGCTTTAGCTCACTTGCTCAACAATCCGGAGGTACTAAAAAAGGCTAGAGAAGAGCTAGACACTCAAATTGGAGAAAAACGACTAGTGGAAGAATCAGACGTCTCCAAGTTACCATATCTTCAAGGAATCATCTCCGAGACTCTTCGATTGAACCCAGCTGCTCCAATGCTAGTGCCACATCTAACCTCCAATGATTGTACAATTAGTGGATACAAAATACCACGTGACACGATTGTATTGGTTAATGCATGGGCTATCCATAGAGACCCTAATCAATGGGAAGAACCCACACTATTCAAACCAGAAAGACACCAAAAGTCAGAATCAATTGATCATCATATTTCAAAGTTGATCCCATTTGGAGTCGGACGACGAGCTTGCCCCGGCTCGGGCATGGCTCAACGAGTGGTGGGGTTGACTCTGGCGGCGCTAATTCAATGCTACGAGTGGGAAAGGATTGGTGACGAGAAAGTGGACATGTCGGAAGGAAGAGGCGTCACTATGCCCAAGATGGTGCCACTGGAAGCCATGTGCAAACCTCGCCCTATCATCCACAacatttttaactaa
- the LOC101215922 gene encoding uncharacterized protein LOC101215922 — MECCSLLYLFLSIISLLFAFNLRTRPTNLPPSPPSLPIIGHLHYIKIPLHRTLHKLSAKYGPLISLRFGSRLVVVVSSLPAVEECFTKNDIVLANRPRLLFGKHIGYNHTTMVGSPYGDHWRNLRRIGAIEIFSASRLNKFAGTRKDEVERLLKKLSRNSMHGYSKVEMQSSISELTFNISMRMAAGKRYFGDEVRDVEEARQSRELIKQIVSMGGVSNPGDFIPMMNWVPNGYKRKVSRLGKRMDRFLQGLIDEHRSNKEEERNTMIDHLLSLQETEPEYYGDEIIKGIVLVLLLAGTDTSAVTIEWALAHLLNNPEVLKKAREELDNQIGEKQLAEELDVSKLPYLQGIIYETLRLNPAAPMLVPHLTSNNCTISEYEIPRDTIVLVNAWAIHRDPSQWEEPTLFKPERHQNLESSDHHQIPKMIPFGVGRRACPGSSMAQRVVGLTLATLIQCYEWERIGEEKVDMTEGRGVTMPKVVPLEAMCKARPIVHNIFNPPLHLHSPTPNLNITFFNKNAMQIYSLLYLFLSLISLLFAFNLRTRRTNLPPSPPSLPIIGHLHYLKIPHHQTLHKLSAQYGPVISLWLGSRLVVVVSSLPAVEECFTKNDIVLANRPRLLVGKHISYNYTTMVSSPYGDHWRNLRRIGAIEIFSASRLNKFAGSRKDEVERLLKKLSRNSMYGFSKVEMQSAISERTFNISMRMAAGKRYFGEEVRDVEEARQSRELIKQIVSMGGVSYPGDFIPMMNWIPNGFKRKVWRVAKRMDAFLQGLIDEHRSNKEEERNTVIGHLLSLQEMEPEYYGDEIIKGIVLLLLAGVDTSAVTIEWILAHLLNNPDVLKKAREEIDAQIGEKRLVEESDIPKLPYLQGIISETLRLNPTAPMLVPHLTSHDCTISGYKIPRDTIVLVNAWAIHRDPNQWEEPMLFKPERHQKSSESIDHHQIPKLIPFGVGRRACPGSGMAQRVVGLTLAALIQCYEWERIGEEKVDMAEGRGATMPKVLPLEAMCKPRSIIHNIFN, encoded by the exons ATGGAATGTTGCTCTCTCCTTTACCTATTTCTCTCTATTATCTCTCTCCTCTTCGCCTTCAACCTCCGCACCCGCCCTACAAACTTACCCCCCAGTCCTCCGTCTCTCCCCATCATCGGCCACCTCCATTATATCAAAATCCCCCTCCACCGAACTTTACACAAACTCTCTGCAAAATACGGACCATTAATCTCTCTCCGGTTTGGATCTCGCCTCGTTGTGGTCGTCTCGTCATTGCCAGCAGTGGAGGAGTGCTTCACTAAGAACGACATCGTTTTAGCCAACCGTCCTCGGTTGCTATTCGGAAAACACATCGGCTACAACCACACTACGATGGTAGGGTCACCTTACGGAGACCACTGGCGGAACCTCCGCCGAATCGGAGCCATCGAGATCTTTTCAGCGTCTCGCCTCAATAAATTCGCAGGAACCCGGAAGGATGAAGTGGAACGGTTACTGAAGAAGCTATCGAGGAATTCGATGCATGGATACTCGAAAGTAGAGATGCAATCGTCGATTTCGGAACTCACGTTTAACATATCGATGAGAATGGCGGCCGGAAAGAGGTATTTCGGTGATGAAGTGAGGGATGTGGAGGAAGCGAGACAGTCGAGAGAGCTGATTAAACAGATTGTGTCGATGGGAGGAGTATCGAATCCGGGAGATTTCATTCCGATGATGAATTGGGTCCCGAATGGATATAAGAGGAAGGTTTCGAGACTTGGGAAAAGGATGGACAGGTTTTTGCAGGGATTGATTGATGAACATCGGAGCAATaaggaagaggaaaggaaCACAATGATCGATCATTTGCTATCTCTGCAGGAAACGGAGCCTGAGTACTATGGAGATGAAATAATCAAAGGAATTGTTCTG GTGTTACTACTAGCTGGAACAGACACATCAGCTGTGACAATTGAATGGGCTTTAGCTCACTTGCTCAACAATCCAGAGGTACTAAAAAAGGCTAGAGAAGAGTTGGACAATCAAATTGGAGAAAAACAACTAGCAGAAGAATTAGACGTCTCTAAGTTACCATATCTTCAAGGAATCATTTATGAGACTCTTCGATTGAACCCAGCTGCTCCAATGCTAGTGCCACATCTAACATCCAACAATTGTACAATCAGTGAGTACGAAATACCACGTGATACGATTGTATTGGTTAATGCATGGGCTATCCACAGAGACCCTAGTCAATGGGAAGAGCCCACATTATTCAAGCCAGAAAGACACCAAAACTTAGAATCAAGTGACCATCATCAAATCCCAAAGATGATTCCATTTGGAGTCGGACGACGAGCTTGCCCCGGCTCCAGCATGGCTCAACGAGTGGTGGGACTGACTCTAGCGACTCTGATTCAATGCTACGAGTGGGAGAGGATTGGGGAAGAGAAAGTGGACATGACGGAAGGAAGAGGCGTCACTATGCCCAAGGTGGTGCCATTGGAAGCTATGTGCAAAGCTCGTCCTATCGTCCACAACATTTTTAAC CCACCTCTTCATCTTCACTCCCCAactccaaatttaaatattacttttttcaacaaaaacgCCATGCAAATTTACTCTCTCCTTTACCTATTTCTCTCCCTTATCTCTCTCCTCTTCGCTTTCAACCTCCGCACCCGCCGTACAAACTTACCCCCCAGTCCCCCGTCTCTCCCTATCATCGGCCACCTCCATTACCTCAAAATCCCCCATCACCAAACTTTACACAAACTCTCTGCGCAATACGGACCAGTAATCTCTCTCTGGCTTGGATCTCGCCTCGTTGTGGTCGTCTCCTCGTTGCCGGCAGTGGAGGAGTGTTTCACTAAGAACGACATTGTTTTAGCCAACCGTCCTCGCTTGCTAGTCGGGAAACACATCAGCTACAACTACACTACGATGGTATCGTCACCTTATGGAGATCACTGGCGGAACCTCCGCAGAATCGGCGCGATCGAGATCTTTTCAGCGTCTCGCCTCAATAAATTCGCAGGAAGCCGGAAGGATGAAGTGGAACGGTTACTGAAGAAGCTATCGAGAAATTCGATGTATGGATTCTCGAAAGTAGAGATGCAGTCGGCGATTTCGGAACGGACGTTTAACATATCGATGAGAATGGCGGCAGGAAAGAGGTATTTTGGTGAGGAGGTGAGGGATGTGGAGGAAGCGAGACAGTCGAGAGAGCTGATTAAACAGATCGTGTCGATGGGAGGAGTATCGTATCCGGGAGATTTCATTCCGATGATGAATTGGATCCCGAATGGATTTAAGAGGAAGGTTTGGAGAGTTGCGAAGAGGATGGACGCGTTTCTGCAGGGATTGATTGATGAACATCGGAGCaataaggaagaagaaaggaacaCGGTGATCGGTCATTTGCTATCTCTGCAGGAAATGGAGCCTGAGTACTATGGAGATGAAATAATCAAAGGAATTGTTCTG ttactACTAGCAGGAGTAGACACTTCAGCTGTGACAATTGAATGGATTCTAGCTCATTTGCTCAACAATCCAGATGTACTAAAAAAGGCTAGAGAAGAGATAGACGCTCAAATTGGAGAAAAACGACTTGTAGAAGAATCGGATATCCCCAAGTTACCATATCTTCAAGGAATCATCTCTGAGACTCTTCGATTGAACCCAACTGCTCCAATGCTAGTGCCACATCTAACCTCCCATGATTGTACAATCAGCGGGTACAAAATACCACGTGACACAATTGTATTGGTTAATGCATGGGCTATCCATAGAGACCCTAATCAATGGGAAGAACCCATGCTATTCAAACCGGAAAGACACCAAAAGTCATCAGAATCAATTGATCACCATCAAATCCCAAAGTTGATTCCATTTGGAGTCGGACGAAGAGCTTGCCCTGGCTCGGGCATGGCTCAACGAGTGGTGGGATTGACTCTAGCGGCTTTAATTCAATGCTACGAGTGGGAAAGGATTGGTGAGGAGAAAGTGGACATGGCAGAAGGAAGAGGGGCCACCATGCCCAAGGTGTTGCCATTGGAAGCTATGTGCAAACCTCGCTCTATCATCCACAACATTTTTAACTGA
- the LOC101215449 gene encoding cytochrome P450 81E8 produces MDLDTYVLYSSLSLFFLLLAFKFISRSLRLRNNLPPSPPSFPVIGHLHLLKKPIHRTFSNLSAKYGPVMSLRLGSKLAVVLSSSAAVEDCFTKNDVVLANRPRLLVGKYIGYNYTTMIGAPYGDHWRNLRRIGAIEIFSISRINKFTDIRRDEVMRIVRKLSHNSIHQFSKVEIQSAMSELTFNITMRMAAGKRYYGEDVTNEEEARRFRELIKEIVAVGGVSNPGDFLPVLNWMSKGIERKLIQLGKKVDAFLQGLIDDHRKTKEEGRNTMIDHLLSLQQSEPDHYNDQIIKGFILILLTAGSDTSAVTMEWALSHLLNNPQVLKKAKEEIDTQIGQERLVEESDISKLPYLQRIVSETLRLNPAAPMLVPHYATNDCKICGYDVPRDTMVLVNAWAIHRDSNEWEDCMSFKPERYEKSEAVEIHKFLPFGLGRRACPGSAMAHRVMGLTLATLIQCFEWKKIGEEDIDMKELSGAIMTKMVPLEAMCKARPIINNIFY; encoded by the exons atgGATTTAGACACTTACGTCCTCTATTCTTCTCtctcacttttctttcttcttcttgctttCAAATTCATCTCTCGATCTCTTCGACTTCGCAATAACTTACCGCCAAGTCCACCCTCTTTTCCGGTCATCGGACATCTCCATCTCTTGAAAAAGCCAATCCACCGAACTTTCAGCAACCTCTCTGCCAAATATGGCCCTGTTATGTCTCTCCGCCTTGGATCCAAGCTTGCAGTCGTTTTATCCTCCTCGGCGGCGGTGGAGGACTGCTTCACTAAAAACGACGTTGTTCTCGCCAACCGTCCACGTTTGCTCGTTGGAAAATACATCGGCTATAATTACACTACCATGATTGGGGCTCCATACGGCGACCATTGGCGGAACCTTCGTCGAATTGGCGCCATTGAGATCTTCTCTATATCTCGAATCAACAAATTCACGGACATCCGAAGGGATGAAGTGATGCGAATTGTTCGAAAACTGTCACATAATTCGATTCATCAATTCTCGAAAGTAGAAATTCAATCGGCGATGTCGGAGCTGACGTTCAACATCACGATGAGAATGGCGGCTGGTAAAAGGTATTATGGCGAGGACGTGACGAATGAGGAAGAGGCGAGGAGGTTTAGGGAGTTGATTAAAGAGATTGTGGCGGTAGGAGGAGTATCAAATCCAGGGGATTTCTTACCTGTATTGAATTGGATGTCGAAGGGTATTGAGAGGAAATTAATACAACTGGGGAAGAAAGTGGATGCGTTCTTGCAAGGGCTAATTGATGACCATCGTAAGacgaaggaagaaggaaggaacACGATGATCGATCACTTGCTTTCTCTACAACAATCGGAACCCGATCACTATAACGATCAGATAATCAAAGGATTTATATTg atATTACTAACGGCTGGATCCGACACATCCGCGGTGACAATGGAATGGGCCTTGAGTCATCTCCTAAACAATCCTCAAGTGTTAAAAAAGGCAAAAGAGGAGATAGACACTCAAATTGGACAAGAAAGACTCGTGGAGGAATCAGACATTTCTAAACTACCTTATCTTCAAAGAATCGTCTCTGAGACTCTTAGGTTGAATCCTGCGGCACCCATGTTGGTTCCCCATTATGCAACCAATGACTGCAAAATATGTGGGTATGATGTGCCACGAGACACAATGGTACTAGTCAATGCTTGGGCCATACATAGAGATTCAAACGAGTGGGAGGATTGCATGAGTTTTAAACCAGAGCGATACGAAAAATCAGAAGCTGTAGAGATACACAAGTTTTTGCCTTTTGGATTAGGAAGGCGTGCATGTCCTGGTTCTGCCATGGCACATAGAGTGATGGGTCTTACTTTAGCAACTCTGATTCAATGTTTTGAGTGGAAGaaaattggagaagaagacATTGACATGAAGGAGTTGTCTGGTGCCATAATGACCAAGATGGTGCCATTGGAGGCCATGTGCAAAGCTCGACCCATCatcaacaacattttttactaA